The following is a genomic window from Patescibacteria group bacterium.
TTAATAAAGTTTGCAAACAAATTAATGGACTGATTTCTATTACCCTTCAATTTATGAAAAAGCATTAAAAATTTCTATTAATTTTATTTCTTATTAATTTTACTAATCTTACTTATTTTACAGTTTATGTTCAGCAGCATTTCTGCATATTTTTCCACATTTACATTAATAGATTATATTACAACAATTTTAGACATTGGAATTGTTGCTGTTTTGATTTACTTTGCTTTCGCATTTGTCAAAGGTACTAAAGCTACAAGAATAATTTATGGCATAATAATTTTAAGTGTTGTTGTAGTTATTGGCAGATTACTAAATTTGCAAACTTTGAATTGGGTCTTGTCGCATTTAACATTATTAATTTTAGTCGCTATACCAGTTGTCTTTCAGCCAGAATTAAGAAGAGCTCTAGAGAGATTAGGCCGTGCCAATATTTTTGGCAAAACAAAAAAAGAGTCAACAAAAATCAACGATATTATTGAAGCAATTGAAATTTTAAAGAAAAACAGAATTGGCGCATTAATAGTAATTC
Proteins encoded in this region:
- the cdaA gene encoding diadenylate cyclase CdaA → MFSSISAYFSTFTLIDYITTILDIGIVAVLIYFAFAFVKGTKATRIIYGIIILSVVVVIGRLLNLQTLNWVLSHLTLLILVAIPVVFQPELRRALERLGRANIFGKTKKESTKINDIIEAIEILKKNRIGALIVIQRKTGLLEYVESGTELNANLSIALLLNIFFPNSPLHDGAVIILGNKILAAGCMLPLTEGEYSMTYGTRHKAAIGVTENTDAIALVVSEERGEVSIAIDGHLEEKVGTEKLANKLEQLV